A genomic window from Phocoena sinus isolate mPhoSin1 chromosome 20, mPhoSin1.pri, whole genome shotgun sequence includes:
- the FDXR gene encoding NADPH:adrenodoxin oxidoreductase, mitochondrial isoform X4, whose amino-acid sequence MAPRCWRWWPWSAWPRTRLPPSESTQSRSRAPVGLNGSAGRPASAKYRSFRQQFSTQEQTPQICVVGSGPAGFYTAQHLLKHHPRAHVDIYEKQLVPFGLVRFGVAPDHPEVKNVINTFTQTAHSDRCAFHGNVVVGRDVTVQELRDAYHAVVLSYGAEDHRGLEIPGEELPGVLSARAFVGWYNGLPENRKLAPDLSCDTAVVLGQGNVALDVARILLTPPEYLEKTDITAAALGALRQSQVKTVWIVGRRGPLQVAFTIKVLGPEGEGPGSQVDGLLLGGCGRAELPGVEEGEPGRAPPGARCLPCWWELVVSPTWAGLWGGLRVDSTLGLTPPPLPAHTSKELREMIQLPGTRPILDPADFLGLQDRIKGEGPWPGPPAHQGGDGLEVPRPRKRLMELLLRAAMEKPGVAEAARRASASRAWGLRFFRSPQQVLPSPDGRRAAGIRLAVTRLEGVGEAARAVPTGDVEDLPCGLVLSSIGYKSCPIDPSVPFDPKLGVIPNVEGRVVDVPGLYCSGWVKRGPTGVITTTMTDSFATGHILLQDLIAGLLPSGPRPGYAAIKALLGSRGLGPGGLACFFLGLGEAGC is encoded by the exons ATGGCTCCGCGCTGTTGGCGCTGGTGGCCCTGGTCGGCATGGCCTCGGACCCGGCTGCCTCCTTCCGAGAGCACCCAGAGTAGGAGCAGGGCACCTGTAGGGCTGAATGGGAGCGCGGGGAGGCCTGCGAGCGCTAAGTATAGGA GCTTCCGCCAGCAGTTCTCCACACAGGAGCAGACCCCCCAGATCTGTGTGGTGGGCAGTGGCCCAGCTGGCTTTTACACCGCCCAACACCTGCTAAAG CACCACCCCCGGGCCCACGTGGACATCTACGAGAAGCAGCTGGTACCCTTCGGCCTGGTGCGCTTTGGCGTGGCACCCGACCACCCCGAGGTGAAG AATGTCATCAACACTTTTACCCAGACGGCCCACTCTGACCGCTGTGCCTTCCACGGCAACGTGGTGGTGGGCAGGGATGTGACCGTGCAGGAGCTGCGGGACGCCTACCACGCCGTGGTGTTG AGCTACGGGGCGGAGGACCATCGGGGCCTGGAGATCCCCGGAGAGGAGCTGCCGGGCGTGCTCTCAGCCCGGGCCTTTGTGGGCTGGTACAATGGGCTTCCTGAGAACCGGAAG CTGGCGCCGGACCTGAGCTGTGACACGGCCGTGGTTCTGGGGCAGGGGAATGTTGCTCTGGATGTGGCCCGGATCCTGCTGACGCCACCTGAGTACCTGGAG AAAACGGATATCACGGCGGCTGCCCTGGGGGCACTGAGACAGAGTCAGGTGAAGACGGTGTGGATAGTGGGCCGACGTGGACCCCTGCAAGTGGCCTTCACCATTAAGGTGCTGGGGCCTGAGGGAGAGGGGCCAGGGTCCCAAGTAGATGGTCTGCTCCTTGGGGGGTGTGGCAGGGCAGAGCTGCCTGGGGTGGAAGAGGGAGAGCCAGGCAGGGCCCCCCCTGGGGCCCGGTGCCTTCCGTGCTGGTGGGAGCTGGTGGTGTCTCCCacctgggctgggctctggggtgGGCTCAGAGTAGACAGCACTCTGGGCCTgactcctcccccactccccgcccACACCTCCAAGGAGCTTCGGGAGATGATTCAGTTACCAGGAACTCGGCCCATTTTGGATCCTGCGGATTTCTTGGGCCTTCAGGACAGAATCAAGGGTGAGGGGCCCTGGCCCGGCCCCCCGGCTCACCAGGGAGGGGATGGTCTAG AGGTCCCTCGCCCGAGGAAGCGGCTGATGGAACTACTGCTTCGAGCAGCCATGGAGAAGCCAGGGGTGGCGGAGGCTGCCCGCCGGGCATCGGCCTCCCGCGCCTGGGGCCTCCGCTTTTTCCGAAGCCCTCAGCAGGTGCTGCCCTCGCCAGATGGGCGGCGAGCGGCAGGCATCCGCCTGGCAGTCACCAGACTGGAG ggCGTTGGTGAGGCCGCCCGGGCAGTGCCCACTGGAGACGTGGAGGACCTCCCCTGTGGGCTGGTGCTGAGCAGCATTGGGTATAAGAGCTGCCCCATCGACCCCAGTGTGCCCTTTGACCCCAAACTGGGGGTCATCCCCAATGTGGAGGGCCGGGTTGTGGATGTGCCAG GCCTCTACTGCAGCGGCTGGGTGAAGCGGGGGCCCACAGGTGTCATCACCACTACCATGACTGACAGCTTCGCCACCGGCCACATTCTGCTGCAGGACCTGATAGCGGGGCTGCTGCCGTCTGGCCCCAGGCCTGGCTACGCGGCCATCAAGGCCCTGCTCGGCAGCCGAGGTCTGGGCCCTGG GGGTCTGGCCTGTTTCTTTCTCGGACTGGGAGAAGCTGGATGCTGA
- the FDXR gene encoding NADPH:adrenodoxin oxidoreductase, mitochondrial isoform X15: MGARGGLRALSIGVRAELVAGLERGFRQQFSTQEQTPQICVVGSGPAGFYTAQHLLKHHPRAHVDIYEKQLVPFGLVRFGVAPDHPEVKNVINTFTQTAHSDRCAFHGNVVVGRDVTVQELRDAYHAVVLSYGAEDHRGLEIPGEELPGVLSARAFVGWYNGLPENRKLAPDLSCDTAVVLGQGNVALDVARILLTPPEYLEKTDITAAALGALRQSQVKTVWIVGRRGPLQVAFTIKELREMIQLPGTRPILDPADFLGLQDRIKEVPRPRKRLMELLLRAAMEKPGVAEAARRASASRAWGLRFFRSPQQVLPSPDGRRAAGIRLAVTRLEGVGEAARAVPTGDVEDLPCGLVLSSIGYKSCPIDPSVPFDPKLGVIPNVEGRVVDVPGLYCSGWVKRGPTGVITTTMTDSFATGHILLQDLIAGLLPSGPRPGYAAIKALLGSRGVWPVSFSDWEKLDAEEVSRGQGAGKPREKLLDPQEMLWLLGH; encoded by the exons ATGGGAGCGCGGGGAGGCCTGCGAGCGCTAAGTATAGGAGTAAGAGCCGAGCTGGTTGCagggctggagag AGGCTTCCGCCAGCAGTTCTCCACACAGGAGCAGACCCCCCAGATCTGTGTGGTGGGCAGTGGCCCAGCTGGCTTTTACACCGCCCAACACCTGCTAAAG CACCACCCCCGGGCCCACGTGGACATCTACGAGAAGCAGCTGGTACCCTTCGGCCTGGTGCGCTTTGGCGTGGCACCCGACCACCCCGAGGTGAAG AATGTCATCAACACTTTTACCCAGACGGCCCACTCTGACCGCTGTGCCTTCCACGGCAACGTGGTGGTGGGCAGGGATGTGACCGTGCAGGAGCTGCGGGACGCCTACCACGCCGTGGTGTTG AGCTACGGGGCGGAGGACCATCGGGGCCTGGAGATCCCCGGAGAGGAGCTGCCGGGCGTGCTCTCAGCCCGGGCCTTTGTGGGCTGGTACAATGGGCTTCCTGAGAACCGGAAG CTGGCGCCGGACCTGAGCTGTGACACGGCCGTGGTTCTGGGGCAGGGGAATGTTGCTCTGGATGTGGCCCGGATCCTGCTGACGCCACCTGAGTACCTGGAG AAAACGGATATCACGGCGGCTGCCCTGGGGGCACTGAGACAGAGTCAGGTGAAGACGGTGTGGATAGTGGGCCGACGTGGACCCCTGCAAGTGGCCTTCACCATTAAG GAGCTTCGGGAGATGATTCAGTTACCAGGAACTCGGCCCATTTTGGATCCTGCGGATTTCTTGGGCCTTCAGGACAGAATCAAGG AGGTCCCTCGCCCGAGGAAGCGGCTGATGGAACTACTGCTTCGAGCAGCCATGGAGAAGCCAGGGGTGGCGGAGGCTGCCCGCCGGGCATCGGCCTCCCGCGCCTGGGGCCTCCGCTTTTTCCGAAGCCCTCAGCAGGTGCTGCCCTCGCCAGATGGGCGGCGAGCGGCAGGCATCCGCCTGGCAGTCACCAGACTGGAG ggCGTTGGTGAGGCCGCCCGGGCAGTGCCCACTGGAGACGTGGAGGACCTCCCCTGTGGGCTGGTGCTGAGCAGCATTGGGTATAAGAGCTGCCCCATCGACCCCAGTGTGCCCTTTGACCCCAAACTGGGGGTCATCCCCAATGTGGAGGGCCGGGTTGTGGATGTGCCAG GCCTCTACTGCAGCGGCTGGGTGAAGCGGGGGCCCACAGGTGTCATCACCACTACCATGACTGACAGCTTCGCCACCGGCCACATTCTGCTGCAGGACCTGATAGCGGGGCTGCTGCCGTCTGGCCCCAGGCCTGGCTACGCGGCCATCAAGGCCCTGCTCGGCAGCCGAG GGGTCTGGCCTGTTTCTTTCTCGGACTGGGAGAAGCTGGATGCTGAGGAGGTGTCCCGGGGCCAGGGTGCGGGGAAGCCCAGGGAGAAGCTGCTGGATCCTCAGGAGATGCTGTGGCTGCTGGGACACTGA
- the FDXR gene encoding NADPH:adrenodoxin oxidoreductase, mitochondrial isoform X5 produces the protein MGNRGLCGERGFRQQFSTQEQTPQICVVGSGPAGFYTAQHLLKHHPRAHVDIYEKQLVPFGLVRFGVAPDHPEVKNVINTFTQTAHSDRCAFHGNVVVGRDVTVQELRDAYHAVVLSYGAEDHRGLEIPGEELPGVLSARAFVGWYNGLPENRKLAPDLSCDTAVVLGQGNVALDVARILLTPPEYLEKTDITAAALGALRQSQVKTVWIVGRRGPLQVAFTIKVLGPEGEGPGSQVDGLLLGGCGRAELPGVEEGEPGRAPPGARCLPCWWELVVSPTWAGLWGGLRVDSTLGLTPPPLPAHTSKELREMIQLPGTRPILDPADFLGLQDRIKGEGPWPGPPAHQGGDGLEVPRPRKRLMELLLRAAMEKPGVAEAARRASASRAWGLRFFRSPQQVLPSPDGRRAAGIRLAVTRLEGVGEAARAVPTGDVEDLPCGLVLSSIGYKSCPIDPSVPFDPKLGVIPNVEGRVVDVPGLYCSGWVKRGPTGVITTTMTDSFATGHILLQDLIAGLLPSGPRPGYAAIKALLGSRGVWPVSFSDWEKLDAEEVSRGQGAGKPREKLLDPQEMLWLLGH, from the exons ATGGGCAATAGAGGGCTCTGTGGAGAGAGAG GCTTCCGCCAGCAGTTCTCCACACAGGAGCAGACCCCCCAGATCTGTGTGGTGGGCAGTGGCCCAGCTGGCTTTTACACCGCCCAACACCTGCTAAAG CACCACCCCCGGGCCCACGTGGACATCTACGAGAAGCAGCTGGTACCCTTCGGCCTGGTGCGCTTTGGCGTGGCACCCGACCACCCCGAGGTGAAG AATGTCATCAACACTTTTACCCAGACGGCCCACTCTGACCGCTGTGCCTTCCACGGCAACGTGGTGGTGGGCAGGGATGTGACCGTGCAGGAGCTGCGGGACGCCTACCACGCCGTGGTGTTG AGCTACGGGGCGGAGGACCATCGGGGCCTGGAGATCCCCGGAGAGGAGCTGCCGGGCGTGCTCTCAGCCCGGGCCTTTGTGGGCTGGTACAATGGGCTTCCTGAGAACCGGAAG CTGGCGCCGGACCTGAGCTGTGACACGGCCGTGGTTCTGGGGCAGGGGAATGTTGCTCTGGATGTGGCCCGGATCCTGCTGACGCCACCTGAGTACCTGGAG AAAACGGATATCACGGCGGCTGCCCTGGGGGCACTGAGACAGAGTCAGGTGAAGACGGTGTGGATAGTGGGCCGACGTGGACCCCTGCAAGTGGCCTTCACCATTAAGGTGCTGGGGCCTGAGGGAGAGGGGCCAGGGTCCCAAGTAGATGGTCTGCTCCTTGGGGGGTGTGGCAGGGCAGAGCTGCCTGGGGTGGAAGAGGGAGAGCCAGGCAGGGCCCCCCCTGGGGCCCGGTGCCTTCCGTGCTGGTGGGAGCTGGTGGTGTCTCCCacctgggctgggctctggggtgGGCTCAGAGTAGACAGCACTCTGGGCCTgactcctcccccactccccgcccACACCTCCAAGGAGCTTCGGGAGATGATTCAGTTACCAGGAACTCGGCCCATTTTGGATCCTGCGGATTTCTTGGGCCTTCAGGACAGAATCAAGGGTGAGGGGCCCTGGCCCGGCCCCCCGGCTCACCAGGGAGGGGATGGTCTAG AGGTCCCTCGCCCGAGGAAGCGGCTGATGGAACTACTGCTTCGAGCAGCCATGGAGAAGCCAGGGGTGGCGGAGGCTGCCCGCCGGGCATCGGCCTCCCGCGCCTGGGGCCTCCGCTTTTTCCGAAGCCCTCAGCAGGTGCTGCCCTCGCCAGATGGGCGGCGAGCGGCAGGCATCCGCCTGGCAGTCACCAGACTGGAG ggCGTTGGTGAGGCCGCCCGGGCAGTGCCCACTGGAGACGTGGAGGACCTCCCCTGTGGGCTGGTGCTGAGCAGCATTGGGTATAAGAGCTGCCCCATCGACCCCAGTGTGCCCTTTGACCCCAAACTGGGGGTCATCCCCAATGTGGAGGGCCGGGTTGTGGATGTGCCAG GCCTCTACTGCAGCGGCTGGGTGAAGCGGGGGCCCACAGGTGTCATCACCACTACCATGACTGACAGCTTCGCCACCGGCCACATTCTGCTGCAGGACCTGATAGCGGGGCTGCTGCCGTCTGGCCCCAGGCCTGGCTACGCGGCCATCAAGGCCCTGCTCGGCAGCCGAG GGGTCTGGCCTGTTTCTTTCTCGGACTGGGAGAAGCTGGATGCTGAGGAGGTGTCCCGGGGCCAGGGTGCGGGGAAGCCCAGGGAGAAGCTGCTGGATCCTCAGGAGATGCTGTGGCTGCTGGGACACTGA